In the genome of Silene latifolia isolate original U9 population unplaced genomic scaffold, ASM4854445v1 scaffold_274, whole genome shotgun sequence, one region contains:
- the LOC141639096 gene encoding beta-galactosidase 3-like, which produces METSSFSRVLIFLFILNLFLCSQFIHSAITYDSKGIIINGQRKILISGSIHYPRSTPHMWEDLIRKAKVGGLDVIDTYVFWNAHEHSPGKYNFEGRYDLVRFIKTVQRVGLYVNLRIGPYVCAEWNFGGFPVWLKYVPGISFRTDNEPFKKAMQGFTKKIVQMMKSERLFASQGGPIILSQIENEYGSEVKEFGAAGEAYINWAAKMAVGLNTGVPWLMCKEDDAPGPVINTCNGFYCDSFKPNKPNKPMMWTEAWSGWFTEFGGPVHDRPVEDLAFAVARFVQSGGSYFNYYMYHGGTNFARTAGGPFITTSYDYDAPIDEYGLIRQPKYGHLKQLHRAIKLCERALVSSNPTVTSLGTYQQAHVFSGKGTCAAFLYNYHFTSSKRVTFRNKQYDLPAWSISILPDCKNVVFNTAKVGVQTSHMQMLPSSSRLLSWQTYDEDLSSLEDSPTMTVNGLLEQVNVTRDSSDYLWYMTSVVVSQSDLHGQAPELLVQSSGHAVHVFLNGQLSGSAYGSREDRRFTFKGPVKLRTGVNRVALLSVAVGLPNVGPRFETWSTGVLGPVILQGLRSGKKDLTWQKWSYQIGLKGEKMNLAHPTGVSSTDWVEASLAAQSTQPLTWYKAYFDAPGGVEPVALDMQSMGKGEIWINGHNIGRYWTNYAKGNCGPCSYHGTYRPAKCQHGCGSPTQRWYHVPRTWLKPRQNLMVIFEELGGDASKISLVKRSVARVCSDVYEHHPTADNWSLDGESYNKTVDHVKAHLQCGVGQSISSIQFASFGTPSGTCGSFLKGTCHAEDSHTILEKMCIRKQRCSVSISNTNFGGDPCPNILKRLSIEAICS; this is translated from the exons ATGGAAACAAGCTCATTTTCCAGGGTTTTGATATTTCTCTTTATTCTCAACTTATTTTTGTGTTCTCAGTTCATACATTCTGCTATTACTTATGATAGTAAAGGAATTATCATTAATGGCCAACGCAAAATCCTCATTTCTGGCTCCATTCATTATCCTAGAAGTACTCCTCAT ATGTGGGAAGATCTTATAAGGAAGGCTAAAGTTGGAGGCTTGGATGTTATTGACACTTATGTATTCTGGAATGCACATGAACATTCTCCTGGAAAA TATAACTTTGAAGGGAGATATGATTTAGTGAGGTTCATAAAGACAGTCCAAAGAGTTGGACTCTATGTTAATCTCCGCATTGGTCCTTATGTTTGTGCTGAATGGAATTTTGG AGGTTTTCCTGTTTGGTTGAAGTATGTTCCTGGAATCAGCTTCAGAACAGACAATGAACCATTTAAG AAAGCAATGCAAGGCTTCACTAAGAAGATTGTTCAAATGATGAAAAGTGAAAGATTATTTGCATCTCAGGGGGGTCCAATAATCCTATCTCAG ATTGAGAATGAATATGGGTCGGAGGTTAAAGAATTCGGAGCAGCTGGTGAAGCATATATAAACTGGGCTGCAAAAATGGCTGTTGGATTGAATACGGGAGTCCCATGGCTGATGTGTAAGGAAGATGATGCCCCTGGTCCAGTA ATAAACACATGCAATGGTTTCTATTGTGATTCTTTCAAGCCtaacaaaccaaacaaaccaaTGATGTGGACTGAAGCTTGGAGTGGCTG GTTTACAGAATTTGGTGGTCCAGTTCATGACCGACCAGTTGAAGACTTGGCCTTCGCAGTGGCGCGTTTTGTTCAAAGTGGAGGCTCATACTTCAATTATTACATG TATCATGGTGGAACAAACTTTGCTCGCACTGCTGGTGGACCTTTCATCACAACTAGTTATGACTATGATGCTCCTATTGATGAGTATG GTTTAATCAGGCAACCCAAGTACGGACACTTAAAACAGCTTCATCGAGCAATAAAGCTTTGTGAAAGGGCATTAGTCTCTTCTAATCCTACTGTCACTTCACTAGGGACCTACCAACAG GCTCACGTCTTCTCTGGGAAAGGGACTTGTGCAGCTTTTCTTTACAATTACCATTTCACCTCATCTAAGAGAGTAACATTCCGTAATAAACAGTATGATTTACCAGCATGGTCTATAAGCATACTCCCAGATTGTAAAAATGTAGTCTTCAACACGGCCAAG GTTGGAGTTCAAACCTCACATATGCAAATGTTACCATCAAGTTCCCGGTTATTGTCGTGGCAGACATATGATGAGGATCTTTCTTCTTTAGAGGATAGTCCTACAATGACAGTTAATGGACTTCTGGAGCAGGTCAATGTCACGAGAGACAGCAGTGACTATCTATGGTACATGACTAG CGTTGTAGTCAGCCAATCCGACTTACATGGCCAAGCTCCCGAACTACTAGTGCAATCATCAGGGCATGCTGTTCATGTTTTCCTCAATGGGCAACTGTCAG GGTCAGCTTACGGATCTAGGGAAGATAGGCGATTTACGTTCAAAGGACCAGTCAAGCTTCGGACAGGAGTGAATAGAGTTGCTTTATTAAGCGTAGCCGTTGGTTTGCCG AACGTTGGACCGCGTTTTGAAACATGGAGCACTGGAGTTCTAGGTCCAGTCATTTTGCAAGGCCTTCGTAGTGGCAAGAAGGATTTGACGTGGCAGAAATGGTCGTATCAG ATTGGATTGAAGGGAGAAAAAATGAATCTAGCACATCCGACAGGAGTTTCATCTACCGATTGGGTGGAAGCTTCGCTTGCTGCTCAGAGTACTCAGCCTTTGACATGGTACAAG GCTTACTTTGACGCACCTGGAGGAGTTGAACCAGTGGCTCTAGATATGCAGAGCATGGGGAAAGGTGAAATTTGGATCAATGGCCATAATATAGGCAGATATTGGACTAATTACGCTAAGGGAAACTGTGGTCCTTGCAGTTATCACGGGACTTATCGCCCTGCAAAATGCCAGCACGGTTGCGGTAGTCCTACTCAAAGATG GTACCATGTTCCAAGGACATGGTTGAAGCCTCGGCAAAATTTAATGGTGATTTTCGAGGAATTGGGAGGGGATGCATCAAAGATCTCGCTTGTGAAGAGGTCAGTAGCACGCGTATGTTCTGATGTGTATGAACACCATCCAACAGCTGATAATTGGAGCTTAGATGGTGAAAGTTATAACAAAACAGTTGATCATGTCAAGGCTCACCTACAATGTGGAGTAGGACAATCAATATCTTCCATCCAATTCGCGAGTTTTGGCACTCCCTCAGGAACTTGTGGAAGTTTCCTCAAGGGAACTTGCCATGCCGAAGATTCCCACACCATTTTGGAGAAA ATGTGTATCAGGAAGCAAAGATGTTCAGTTTCAATATCAAACACCAACTTTGGTGGGGATCCATGCCCAAACATTCTAAAACGATTGTCAATTGAAGCTATTTGCTCATAG
- the LOC141639098 gene encoding thioredoxin H1-like, translating to MAEEGQVIACHSNEQWTLNLDKGQKDQKLVVIDFTASWCGPCRMIAPFLAELAKKYPNVLFLKVDVDELKDVAEAWNINAMPTFIFLKNGEKVHEITGARKEELAAAVLKHSEGSGGTSSTSAI from the exons ATGGCGGAAGAAGGACAAGTCATCGCATGTCACTCCAATGAACAATGGACTCTCAATCTTGACAAGGGCCAAAAGGATCAGAAATTG GTTGTGATTGATTTCACTGCTTCCTGGTGTGGACCTTGCCGTATGATTGCACCGTTTCTGGCTGAATTGGCTAAGAAGTACCCAAATGTCTTGTTTCTCAAGGTTGATGTTGATGAGTTGAAG GATGTTGCTGAAGCATGGAATATTAACGCTATGCCTACCTTTATTTTCCTGAAAAACGGAGAGAAAGTTCACGAAATAACTGGTGCTAGGAAAGAAGAACTTGCAGCAGCAGTACTAAAGCACTCAGAGGGTTCAGGTGGTACTTCATCAACTTCTGCAATATAA